A DNA window from Fragaria vesca subsp. vesca linkage group LG3, FraVesHawaii_1.0, whole genome shotgun sequence contains the following coding sequences:
- the LOC101305347 gene encoding uncharacterized protein LOC101305347 has product MEDMGSLWTTYHESADDLKKKLLYTTLELDTMKNLAAESQENVKNLFNLLKVAYKERDEARDQLHKIFNKITASTPIDLPNVRFTQVVQPESPTMMPTKANSSITESNSLSGTYNPHSHNSSPVDSLFDAVSSPEFSNINMADSSNNLGFVKQPLAQEFNGSTIIPSGVVVSSGLSIKADPADEIIDNFVRGRPLPLKGKLLQAVMDAGPLLQTVLVAGPMPRWRNPPPLQPFKIPPVSIKGCEAAVSFNSQTPVTNPTYVVHKTQNLTSYPEMTHGFSQTCSAAMLNFNNVDPSAVSYLNNSRMSTSNSNFDHQIPIAKRHRLQ; this is encoded by the exons ATGGAGGACATGGGTTCTTTGTGGACTACCTATCATGAG AGCGCTGATGATTTGAAGAAGAAGCTTCTTTACACTACCCTTGAACTTGATACAATGAAGAATTTGGCAGCAGAGAGTCAAGAAAATGTGAAGAATCTATTCAATCTACTAAAGGTTGCATACAAAGAAAGAGATGAAGCCAGAGACCAGCTGCACAAGATCTTCAACAAGATCACTGCTTCTACTCCAATTGACTTGCCCAATGTGCGGTTTACTCAAGTAGTCCAGCCTGAAAGCCCGACTATGATGCCCACAAAAGCAAACTCAAGCATTACTGAATCCAACAGCCTGTCTGGAACTTACAATCCCCATTCACATAACTCTTCTCCAGTTGATTCATTGTTTGATGCAGTCTCTTCCCCTGAGTTTTCAAACATCAACATGGCTGATTCTAGCAACAATTTAGGTTTTGTGAAGCAGCCCTTAGCGCAAGAATTTAATGGAAGTACTATTATACCTTCTGGTGTAGTAGTCTCTTCTGGATTAAGTATCAAAGCTGATCCAGCTGATGAAATAATTGACAATTTTGTTAGGGGTAGGCCTTTGCCTCTGAAAGGGAAGTTACTGCAAGCTGTGATGGATGCTGGTCCATTGCTCCAGACAGTTCTCGTTGCAGGTCCTATGCCCCGGTGGAGGAATCCCCCTCCTTTGCAGCCTTTCAAAATTCCACCAGTTTCAATCAAAGGATGTGAAGCTGCAGTCAGTTTTAACAGCCAGACACCGGTGACAAATCCTACCTATGTGGTTCATAAGACACAGAATTTAACGTCATATCCTGAGATGACTCACGGCTTTTCTCAAACATGTTCAGCTGCCATGTTGAATTTCAACAACGTTGACCCTTCTGCTGTTTCATACCTAAACAATTCAAGAATGTCCACTTCAAATTCCAATTTTGATCACCAAATCCCAATTGCCAAGCGGCATAGGCTTCAATGA
- the LOC101301858 gene encoding RING-H2 finger protein ATL52-like: MTSPGSRPSQLDPWLIASVLILCTVAVIFSYYKILKRFWYAFRYGRSNPNHRRTLLNETNADDASLLYQSQGLDFAVIRSLPITQFKKKSEAEDAEDNQSNTDCPVCLGEFEEEEWLRHLPKCNHAFHISCIDTWFVAHSNCPLCRSEVYDFHQDCPIPMYTLLESVRESVIQERALHYQMLRSAILENQSNEARYDNHNV; the protein is encoded by the coding sequence ATGACATCCCCAGGTTCTCGTCCTTCGCAATTGGATCCGTGGCTCATTGCTTCTGTTCTTATCCTCTGCACTGTTGCTGTCATCTTCAGTTATTACAAGATACTGAAGCGGTTTTGGTATGCATTTCGCTATGGAAGATCAAATCCAAATCACAGACGTACCCTTCTGAACGAGACCAACGCAGATGATGCATCTCTACTGTATCAAAGCCAGGGACTAGATTTCGCTGTTATTCGGTCTCTTCCCATAACTCAGTTCAAGAAGAAAAGTGAAGCAGAAGATGCAGAAGACAACCAAAGCAACACAGACTGTCCAGTATGCTTGGGTGAATTTGAAGAAGAGGAATGGCTAAGACATCTGCCCAAATGCAATCATGCATTCCACATATCTTGCATTGATACATGGTTTGTGGCTCACTCAAATTGCCCCTTATGCAGATCAGAGGTCTATGATTTCCACCAGGATTGTCCTATTCCTATGTACACTCTATTAGAGAGTGTCAGAGAAAGCGTTATTCAAGAAAGAGCATTACACTACCAAATGCTGCGTTCTGCCATCTTGGAGAACCAAAGCAATGAAGCCAGATACGACAATCACAATGTGTAG
- the LOC101305641 gene encoding 60S ribosomal protein L23a-like translates to MAPPKGDVSKKGDPKSQALKAAKALKSGPAVKKTGKKIRTSVTFHQPKTLKKERNPKYPRISAPPRNKLDHYQILKYPLTTESAMKKIEDNNTLVFIVDIRADKKKIKDAVKKMYDIQTKKVNTLIRPDGTKKAYVRLTPDFDALDVANKIGII, encoded by the exons ATGGCTCCACCTAAAG GTGATGTTTCCAAAAAGGGTGACCCAAAGTCGCAAGCCTTGAAGGCTGCCAAAGCTTTGAAATCTGGACCTGCTGTTAAGAAAACAGGGAAGAAGATCCGAACATCAGTGACGTTTCATCAGCCTAAGACATTGAAAAAAGAGAGGAACCCTAAGTACCCTCGTATTAGTGCTCCACCAAGGAACAAGCTTGATCATTATCAAATTTTGAAGTATCCTCTTACTACTGAATCAGCAATGAAAAAGATTGAAGATAACAACACCTTGGTATTTATTGTTGACATTCGGGCTGACAAGAAGAAAATAAAGGATGCAGTCAAGAAAATGTACGACATTCAGACAAAGAAAGTGAATACCTTGATCAG GCCTGATGGTACTAAAAAGGCTTATGTTAGGTTGACCCCGGATTTTGATGCACTGGATGTGGCAAACAAAATTGGTATCATCTAA
- the LOC101302150 gene encoding uncharacterized protein LOC101302150, whose translation MRIECKGYIVSTAIWHWDSNMERLSYWNGHQVVSGYAAVLPEPMPGPEPNGQFTGCCIFQHLRNVSCSTLLDEDRVQTVHCMSCNTALGFKYVQVPAAQLCSLVQNERYNLNLERLSYWNGRQKVSGFAAMLPEPIPGPEPVFQLVPEPTLLTRDIDQHQALIDNNVIAPQPQPPNPPQGNGDEPPADVDVGEHASEA comes from the exons ATGAGGATAGAGTGCAAAGGGTACATTGTAAGCACTGCGATTTGGCATTGGGATTCAAATAT GGAGAGGCTCTCATATTGGAACGGACACCAAGTAGTGAGTGGATATGCAGCAGTGCTACCGGAACCTATGCCTGGACCTGAACCT AATGGACAGTTCACTGGTTGTTGCATCTTCCAACATCT TAGGAATGTGAGCTGTTCAACCCTCCTAGATGAGGATAGAGTGCAAACGGTTCATTGTATGTCCTGCAACACGGCATTGGGATTCAAATAT GTTCAAGTGCCTGCAGCACAACTCTGCTCTCTTGTGCAAAATGAAAGATATAACCTTAACTT GGAGAGGCTCTCATATTGGAATGGAAGACAGAAAGTGAGTGGATTTGCAGCAATGCTACCAGAACCTATACCAGGACCTGAACCTGTATTTCAACTTGTACCTGAACCAACTCTACTTACCAGGGATATTGATCAACATCAAGCATTAATTGATAATAATGTGATTGCTCCTCAACCTCAACCACCTAACCCTCCTCAGGGAAATGGTGATGAACCACCCGCAGATGTTGATGTTGGAGAACATGCATCAGAAGCCTGA
- the LOC101302441 gene encoding riboflavin biosynthesis protein ribBA, chloroplastic-like translates to MDCVLFPHPLISPHILTNSSLHRYFAAPRKQRWLNWAIGVSRTGEGNFCNDLPLKKCENGSLLGGLDESASSAPIIGTLDAEITPETIDFFVSDAEGDPDCPSEGYSPIEQALNALRQGKFVIVVDDENAEVEGNLVMAASFANPRNIAFLIKHGSGIVSVGMKEEDLERLRLPLMSPETEDEDSSAPTFTITVDAKIGTSTGVSATDRAKTVLALSSKKSKPEDFRRPGHVFPLKYRNGGVLRRAGHTEASVDLVVLAGLRPVSVLSAVVDADDGSMASLPSLRKLSSDHSIPIVSITDLIRYRRKREKIVERTALSRLPTKWGLFQAYCYRSKLDGTEHVAVVQGSIGNGEDVLVRVHSECLTGDIFGSGRCDCGNQLELAMQLIEQAGRGAVVYLRGHEGRGIGLGHKLQAYNLQDQGHDTVQANIELGLAVDAREYGIGAQILRDIGVRTMRLMTNNPAKFSGLKGYGLAVIGRVPVLTPITEENKKYLETKRTKMGHIYGSDIRGPSTGLIKPNINNQGMEDSLES, encoded by the exons ATGGACTGTGTTTTATTTCCTCACCCCCTGATCAGTCCCCACATCCTCACTAACTCGAG TTTGCATCGATATTTTGCGGCTCCTAGGAAGCAAAGGTGGCTGAATTGGGCAATTGGGGTTTCTAGAACTGGAGAGGGAAACTTTTGTAATGATCTTCCTCTGAAGAAATGTGAAAATGGGTCTTTGTTGGGTGGCTTGGACGAGTCAGCTTCATCAGCACCAATTATTGGGACATTAGATGCTGAGATTACACCAGAGACCATTGATTTCTTTGTTAGTGATGCCGAGGGTGATCCCGATTGTCCATCGGAGGGCTACTCGCCCATAGAGCAAGCGCTTAATGCATTACGCCAAGGAAAG TTTGTGATTGTTGTGGATGATGAGAATGCCGAAGTTGAAGGAAACCTTGTCATGGCAGCATCATTTGCAAATCCTAGAAACATAGCTTTCCTAATCAAACACGGATCTGGGATCGTTTCTGTAGGCATGAAGGAGGAAGATCTTGAAAGATTGAGGCTTCCTCTGATGTCACCAGAGACCGAAGACGAAGACTCTTCTGCTCCCACATTCACTATCACAGTG GATGCAAAAATTGGAACATCTACTGGAGTATCAGCTACAGACAGGGCAAAGACTGTTCTTGCTCTTTCATCTAAGAAGTCAAAACCGGAAGATTTTAGAAGGCCTGGCCATGTGTTTCCCCTCAAGTATCGAAATGGTGGGGTTCTTCGGAGAGCTGGTCACACCGAGGCTTCTGTTGACCTTGTTGTTCTGGCAGGCTTAAGGCCAGTGTCTGTTCTTTCAGCTGTAGTTGATGCAGATGATGGCTCTATGGCCTCTTTGCCCAGTTTAAGAAAACTTTCATCGGACCACAGCATTCCAATCGTCTCAATAACCGATTTGATTAG GTACAGGAGAAAAAGGGAAAAGATAGTTGAAAGAACTGCCCTATCGCGTTTGCCTACAAAATGGGGTCTGTTTCAGGCTTATTGCTACCGCTCAAAGCTAGACGGCACAGAACATGTTGCTGTTGTGCAG GGAAGCATAGGAAACGGAGAAGATGTGCTAGTAAGAGTTCATTCAGAGTGTTTGACAGGTGACATTTTTGGGTCAGGGCGGTGTGATTGTGGTAACCAGTTGGAGTTGGCAATGCAGCTAATCGAACAAGCTGGCCGAGGGGCTGTAGTTTACCTTCGGGGTCACGAAGGAAGAGGCATTGGTCTTGGTCACAAACTTCAAGCCTATAATCTTCAAGACCAAGGGCATGACACAGTCCAGGCTAATATCGAACTTGGACTAGCTGTTGATGCTCGCGAATATGGAATTGGTGCCCAG ATCCTAAGAGACATAGGAGTTCGAACGATGAGGCTGATGACAAACAATCCAGCCAAGTTCAGTGGTCTAAAGGGATACGGCTTGGCTGTGATCGGAAGGGTTCCGGTGTTGACACCAATTACAGAGGAAAACAAGAAGTACTTGGAAACAAAACGAACTAAGATGGGGCATATTTATGGTTCTGATATCCGAGGACCTTCAACCGGATTGATCAAACCAAATATAAATAACCAAGGCATGGAAGACAGCCTTGAAAGTTGA
- the LOC101305921 gene encoding UDP-galactose/UDP-glucose transporter 5B-like — translation MAETTSLHGPPREPSSKLWKGVFAVTGIMTTLVTYGVLQEKIMRVPYGEDHAFFKYSLFLVFCNRIMTSAVSAGALISSKKDLNPVAPIYKYGLVSVTNILTTTCQYEALKYVSFPVQTLAKCAKMIPVMIWGTIIMQKKYKGRDYLLAFLVTVGCSIFILYPAGSDLGPNDAFGRARENTIWGVSLMIGYLGFDGFTSTFQDKLFKGYDMEIHNQIFYTTFCSCVLSLTGLILQAQLLPAIQFVASHNDCFFDIALLSTVATASQFFISYTIRTFGALTFATIMTTRQLVSIMLSCVWFHHPLSLEQCIGAVIVFGSLYAKTFMRNATPKLSPSDNEQNGASSPVKGIP, via the exons ATGGCCGAAACGACGTCGCTCCACGGCCCGCCGCGAGAGCCCAGCAGCAAGCTGTGGAAAGGGGTTTTCGCCGTCACCGGAATCATGACCACGCTCGTCACCTACGGCGTTCTACAG GAGAAGATCATGAGAGTGCCTTATGGGGAAGACCACGCCTTTTTCAAGTACTCGCTGTTTCTGGTTTTCTGCAACCGAATCATGACGTCGGCGGTCTCCGCCGGAGCTTTGATTTCGAGTAAAAAGGACTTGAATCCGGTGGCTCCGATTTACAAATACGGCCTTGTGTCTGTTACCAATATACTAACCACTACTTGTCAGTATGAG GCACTCAAGTATGTGAGCTTTCCTGTTCAAACACTTGCCAAGTGTGCCAAGATGATTCCTGTTATG ATTTGGGGTACTATCATTATGCAAAAGAAATACAAGGGACGCGACTATTTACTTGCTTTTCTAGTTACAGTTGGCTGTTCAATATTTATACTATATCCG GCAGGGTCTGACTTGGGTCCAAATGATGCATTCGGTAGAGCAAGAGAAAATACTATATGGGGCGTCTCTCTTATGATCGGTTATCTTGG GTTTGATGGCTTTACAAGCACATTCCAAGACAAACTTTTCAAAGGTTATGATATGGAGATACATAATCAAATATTCTACACAACGTTCTGTTCTTGTGTTCTTAGTTTGACTG GTCTTATATTACAAGCACAACTGCTTCCAGCAATACAATTTGTTGCTAGCCACAATGATTGTTTCTTTGACATCGCACTGCTTTCCACT GTAGCAACAGCAAGCCAATTTTTCATTTCTTACACAATTCGCACATTTGGTGCGCTAACATTTGCAACTATAATGACCACAAGACAG TTGGTCAGCATTATGCTATCATGTGTGTGGTTTCATCACCCGCTTAGCTTGGAACAGTGCATTGGAGCT GTGATTGTCTTTGGTTCCCTATATGCAAAAACATTTATGAGAAATGCAACTCCGAAGCTGTCCCCATCTGACAATGAGCAGAATGGAGCGTCTAGCCCAGTGAAGGGGATCCCTTGA
- the LOC101306212 gene encoding glutelin type-A 1-like yields the protein MEIDLTPRLANKVHGGDGGSYSAWSPSELPMLREGDIGAAKLSLEKDGFALPSYSDSARVAYVLQGTGVVGIVLPEKEEKVLPVKKGDAIALPFGVITWWHNKEEAEFVVLFLGDTKTAHKRGEFTDFYLNGSNGIFTGFSTEFVGRAWDLEENVVKTLVGKQSGKGIVKLGGANMPEPKKEHRDGMTLNCEEAPLDVDIKGGGRVVVLNTKNLPLVGEVGLGADLVRLDGSAMCSPGFSCDSALQVTYIVRGSGRVQVVGVDGKRVLETTVRAGNLFIVPRFFVVSKIADPEGLEWFSIITTPNPIFTHLAGSIGAWKALSPQVLEASFNVDSDTEKLFRSKRTSDAIFFPPPK from the exons ATGGAGATTGATCTTACACCAAGGTTGGCTAACAAGGTTCACGGAGGAGATGGTGGTTCTTACTCTGCCTGGTCCCCGTCAGAGCTTCCCATGCTCCGGGAAGGTGACATCGGAGCTGCCAAGCTCTCTCTGGAGAAGGACGGCTTTGCTCTCCCCAGTTACTCTGATTCTGCCAGAGTTGCTTATGTCCTTCAAG GTACTGGAGTTGTGGGAATTGTTCTACCAGAGAAGGAAGAAAAAGTTCTTCCAGTGAAGAAGGGTGATGCTATTGCTCTGCCTTTTGGAGTTATTACCTGGTGGCACAACAAGGAGGAGGCTGAGTTTGTGGTTCTGTTCTTGGGAGACACCAAAACAGCTCACAAACGGGGGGAGTTCACCGACTTTTATCTCAATGGTTCCAATGGCATCTTCACTGGCTTCTCAACTGAGTTTGTCGGCCGAGCATGGGATTTGGAGGAGAATGTTGTGAAGACTCTCGTTGGCAAGCAATCCGGCAAGGGAATTGTCAAGTTAGGGGGAGCTAATATGCCCGAGCCAAAGAAGGAACATAGAGATGGGATGACCCTGAACTGCGAGGAGGCTCCTCTAGATGTTGATATCAAGGGTGGTGGAAGAGTTGTCGTCTTGAACACTAAGAACCTTCCCTTGGTTGGTGAGGTTGGGCTTGGAGCTGATCTCGTTAGGCTTGATGGAAGTGCTATGTGCTCCCCTGGATTTTCTTGTGACTCTGCATTGCAGGTGACTTACATTGTTAGGGGCAGTGGCCGTGTGCAAGTTGTCGGCGTTGATGGGAAGAGGGTCTTGGAAACAACTGTTAGAGCAGGCAACTTGTTCATCGTTCCTCGCTTCTTTGTTGTTTCAAAGATTGCTGATCCAGAAGGCTTGGAATGGTTCTCCATCATCACCACTCCCAACCCAATATTCACTCATTTGGCTGGAAGTATTGGAGCTTGGAAAGCATTGTCTCCTCAGGTGCTTGAGGCTTCCTTCAACGTGGATTCAGATACTGAGAAGCTCTTTCGGTCAAAGAGAACCTCTGATGCAATCTTCTTCCCTCCTCCAAAGTGA
- the LOC101306504 gene encoding glutelin type-A 1-like, with protein MDIDLSPKLAKKVGEGDGGSYFAWCPSELPMLREGNIGAAKLALEKNGFALPNYCDSARVAYILQGSGTVGIVLPEKEEKVVPVKKGDALALPFGVITWWHNKEDAEFVVLFLGDTKTAHKRGEFTIFYLTGTNGIFTGFSTEFVSRAWDLEESVVKTLVGKQTGKGIVKLAGSNMPEPKQEHRDGMALNCEEAPLDVDIKGGGRVVLLNTKNLPLVGEVGCGADLVRLDGGAMCSPGFSCDSALQVTYIVRGSGRAQVVGVDGKRVLETTVKAGNLFIVPRFFIVSKIADPEGLEWFSIITTPNPIFTHMAGSIGCWKGLSPMVLESAFNVDSETEHLFRSKRTSDAIFFPPPN; from the exons ATGGATATTGATCTTTCACCAAAGTTGGCCAAGAAGGTTGGTGAAGGAGATGGAGGTTCTTACTTTGCTTGGTGCCCATCGGAGCTTCCCATGCTCCGTGAAGGTAACATCGGCGCTGCCAAGCTCGCCCTTGAGAAGAACGGCTTTGCTCTCCCCAATTACTGTGATTCTGCCAGAGTTGCTTATATTCTCCAAG GAAGTGGTACTGTTGGAATTGTCCTCCCGGAGAAGGAAGAGAAGGTTGTACCAGTGAAGAAGGGTGATGCCCTCGCCCTCCCTTTTGGAGTGATCACATGGTGGCACAACAAGGAGGACGCTGAGTTCGTAGTTCTTTTCTTGGGTGATACCAAAACAGCTCATAAAAGGGGTGAGTTCACCATCTTCTATCTCACTGGTACTAATGGCATTTTCACTGGCTTCTCAACTGAGTTTGTCAGCCGAGCATGGGATTTGGAGGAGAGTGTTGTAAAGACTCTTGTTGGCAAGCAAACCGGCAAGGGCATTGTTAAGTTGGCGGGATCTAATATGCCTGAGCCAAAGCAGGAACATAGAGATGGGATGGCATTGAATTGCGAAGAGGCTCCTCTAGATGTTGATATCAAGGGTGGTGGAAGAGTTGTTCTGTTGAATACTAAGAACCTTCCTTTGGTCGGAGAGGTTGGATGTGGTGCTGATCTTGTTAGGTTGGACGGAGGTGCCATGTGCTCCCCTGGTTTTTCTTGTGACTCAGCATTGCAGGTGACTTACATTGTTAGGGGCAGTGGCCGTGCCCAAGTTGTTGGTGTTGATGGGAAGAGGGTCTTGGAAACAACAGTAAAAGCCGGTAACTTGTTCATTGTTCCTAGATTCTTTATTGTTTCCAAAATTGCTGATCCAGAAGGCTTGGAATGGTTCTCCATCATCACCACTCCCAA TCCGATCTTCACCCACATGGCTGGAAGTATTGGTTGTTGGAAAGGTTTATCTCCTATGGTGCTCGAGTCTGCTTTCAATGTGGATTCGGAGACTGAGCACCTATTCCGTTCTAAGAGGACTTCGGATGCAATCTTCTTCCCGCCACCAAACTGA